The stretch of DNA TTTAGATAAATCATCTCCTCCCTTAAATTTTATTTTATTATATCATAGAACAATACAAAGTAAAAAAAATTAAATAATTATTATAAAAAATATATTCTTTATGATATAATTTAAAGAAAAAAATAGGTGGAAACTGTGAAAATAGAAAATAAAAGTATTTATTTTGAAAAAAATCAAATTGAAAAAAAAATAAAAAAAGATAGAATTTCAATCGAAACTAAGAGAAAAAGAAGAACAATTTTTACGATAATTTTTTTATTATTGATTATTTCAACTCTTAATTTATATAGTGTAGCTTATTATGAGGAAAATAGTTTTACATTAGGAAAATATTTATTTTTTGTATTTATTGGTGCTTTTAGTTTGATGTTTTTTAATATATTTAATTATAAAATATTTAAAAAAGAAAAAATGATAAAATTTATATATTCAGCATCAATTCTTTTATTGATATTTGTATTTATTGGTGGAAAAGTATTACCAGGAGTAGTAAAAACTATTAATGGGGCAACAGGATGGATTCGTTTAGGACCAATAAATATACAACCAGCGGAGATATTAAAAGTTCCTTTTATAATAATTGAAGCTTATATCTTTTATAAAAAAGAAAATGATTCTATATTTAAATTAATAGGGATAAGTTTTGGGATATTTTTAAGTTTTGCAGGATTTATTATTTTACAAAACGATATGGGAACTGTTATTCATTATTTTGCTATATATTTAGTTATGTTATTTATGAGTGGAATAGATAAAAAAGTTATAATAAAGGTTGTTAGTGGATTTGGAATTTTAGGAATAGTAGGATTAGTTGGACTTTATAAATATGGAAATATTTTTTTTGATGGATATAAAGTAAGAAGAATAACTATGTATATAGATGGATTATTTAACGATGGATATATAGGAAATATTGATATTGGTTATCAAGTAGCTCAATCACTTTTGGCTTTTGGAAATGGAGGTGTATTAGGAGTAGGTTATGGAAATGGAGTTCAAAAATATAGTTATTTACCAGAAATACACACAGATTTTATAATGGCTTTATTAGGTGAAGAAATGGGATTTTTAGGTGTATGTATTATTGTTTTATTTTTCTTTTTATTGTATAATATTATGATAGATATTGGGATAAATTCAAAAGACTTTTTTGGAAAATATTTGGCTATAGGAATTGGTGGTATGATAATGAGTCAAGTATTGATTAATCTTTTTGTAGCAGTAGGGTTACTTCCTGTATTTGGAATTCCAATGCCTTTATTTAGTTATGGAGGAAGTTCAATTTTAACTGTAATGACTTCTATAGGAATAGTTTTAAGTATAAATAATTATACTTCTATTACGTTTGACAAAATATAAAATAAACTGTATAATTATTTCATTGAGTATATGGAGGATTAAAATATAATGGAAATGAAAGATATAATAACTAAAGTAAATTATTTTTCAAAACTTTCAAAAGAAAGAGAACTTACTCCTGATGAAAAAGAAGAAAGAGAAAAATATAGAAAACTTTATTTGGAAAAATTTAGAGCTCAAGTAAGAGGGCACTTAGAAAATATAAAAATAGTAGATGCTAATGAAAAATTAAATTAGGGGGAGCAATGAGTAAAGTAACAGTTAGAGAGCTTTATAGAAGCGAAAAAGAATTATTAGGAAAAGAAGTAGAAATTTCAGGATGGGTCAGAAAATTAAGAGACCAAAAAAACTTTGGATTTATAGAAGTTAATGATGGTTCTTTTTTCAAAGGAATTCAAGTTGTATATGGAGCTGAATTAGAAAACTTTGAAGAAATATCTCACTTATCTATATCTTCAACAATAACAGTAAAAGGAATATTTAAAGAATCAGAAGGAAAAGGACAATCTTCTGAAATAGTTGCAAATTCTGTAGAGATAATTCAGAAAGCAAGTTTAGATTATCCTTTACAAAATAAAAGACAAACATTTGAATATTTAAGAGATATTGCTCATTTAAGACCAAGAACAAATACATTCTCAGCTGTTTTTAGAGTAAGGTCAGTATTAGCTTATGCTATACATAAATTCTTTCAAGAACAAAATTTCGTATATGTTCATACTCCAATAATTACATCTTCAGACTGTGAAGGAGCTGGAGAAATGTTTAGAGTAACAACTCTAGACTTAAATAATCTTCCTAAAAAAGAAGATGGAACAGTTGATGAAACAAAAGACTTTTTTGGAAAAACTACTAGTTTAACAGTTAGTGGACAATTAAATGTAGAAACTTATTGTTCAGCATTTAGAAATGTTTATACATTTGGACCAACTTTTAGAGCTGAAAATTCTAATACTTCAAGACATGCTGCTGAATTCTGGATGATAGAACCAGAAATTGCTTTTGGAGATTTAACAGCTAATATGGATTTAGCAGAAGCAATGGTAAAATATGTAATAAAATATGTAATGGATAATTGTCCTGAAGAAATAGAATTCTTTAATAAATTTATAGAAAAAGGATTAGTTGATAAATTAAATAATGTATTAGATAATGAATTTGCAAGAGTAACTTATACAGAAGCTATAGATATTTTACTTGCTTCTGGAGAAAAATTTGCTTATCCAGTTAAATGGGGAATAGATTTACAAAGTGAACATGAAAGATTTTTAGCAGAAAAACACTTTGGAAAACCTGTTTTCTTAGTAGATTATCCAAAAGAAATAAAAGCATTCTATATGAAACTAAATGCAGATGGAAAAACAGTTAGAGCTATGGATTTATTAGCACCAGGAATTGGAGAGATTATTGGTGGTTCTCAAAGAGAGGATAATTTAGAAGTTTTAGAAAAGAAAATGGATGAATGTGGATTAAATAAAGAAGATTATAAATTCTATCTTGATTTAAGAAGATATGGAAGTTTCCCTCACTCAGGATATGGATTAGGATTTGAAAGAATGTTAATGTATATTACAGGGATGACAAATATCCGTGATGTATTACCATTCCCAAGAACACCAGGAAATGCAGAATTTTAATAAAAACTAAAAATAATTGTGAAAGGAGATAAAATTATGATTAAACTTTTAGTAGTTATAATAGTGATTTTTCTCCTTTTTTATTTAGATAAAATGGATAAGAAAAAAGAAAAAACTTTAAAAAGAAAATTAGAAAGAGTAAAATCTTATAAAGAAGTTGTAAGTTTGGATGATTATGAAAAAATAATAAAAAAATATTCTTTAGAAGAAATTGATGAAAGAGTTAATATTCAAGAAAAATTTATAACTTCAAAACATGTAAATGAAAAGATGAGATATCTTTTAATTACTCCTAAAAATCAAGAGATAAAAAATTTACCTCTAGTATTTTTATTTCATGGAATAAGAGATTATCCAGAAGATTGGATAACTAGAGGAATGTTATTAGAAAATTATTTTGAATTATTAGAAAAAAAACTTATTAAGCCAATGGTATTTATAATTCCAGCAGCAGGATTTAATGGAGAAAGTTGGTATAGTAATTTTTATAAAGATGAGAAACATAAATATGAAAATTATATAATGGATGAATTATATAAAGAAGCTAAAAAAATATCTAATGGAAAAATAGGAATAGCTGGTTTTTCTATGGGAGGGTATGCAGCTTTAAAAATTGGATTAAAACATATTGAAGATTTTCAAATTATTGGAAGCTTTTCAGGAGCAGTAAGTATAATAAGAATGAGCTTAAATAGAAGAGTTATAAGACTTATGAAATATTTATACATACCAAAGATATTTTTTAAAAAAAGTCAAGATAAAATAAACTTTTTAAGAATATTTAGTCCTTGGGGATGGAGAATTTTAAAACAAGACCCATACACAATTATAAAAAAAATGGAACCTGAAAAATTTAAAGGAAAAAGTATCTATATAAGTGTTGGAGAAGAAGATAAAGAACCTTATTTAATGTTGCAACAATGGACAGATATAGTTGGAAGATTAAAAAAATATAATGTGGATTTTCAAGGATATATTTATAAAAATCAATATCATACTTGGAGTTTTATTTCAAAAGATATAGAAAATTTTCTTAAATATTTTAGTAAAAAAATAGATAAAGAGGTGGAAGAATAATGAAAAAAAATTATATAATATTATTACCTATAATTTTTTTATGTTCTTGTACTTCTATAAAATATTATGAACAATATGAATTTTTAATAAAATACGACCAATTAGTGATGAATTTTGATGAAACTTTGGAAAATCCAATAAAGAAATCCCAGTTAAAAAAATTAAATAAAGAATTTAGGTTAATGGAAAGACAATTATATGAAAAAAATGAAAACTTTATAAGAATAAATGAAAATATAGTTAAAGAATATAGTAAAAGTATAGAATATTATAAAAATATAATAAAAGATTTAGAAGATTAAGGAGAGTATTGTATGAATATATTAATGGCTCTTTCTCAATTAGAGGTTACAGGGGCTGAAGTTTATGGAGTAACTTTGGCTGATGAACTTATAAAAAGAGGAAATAATGTTTATATAGTTTCTGATACTTTAACAAAACCTACTAAGGCTGAATATTTTAAAATTGAATTTAATAAAAGAAGTTTATCTCAAAGAATTTCTCATGTAAAAGAGCTTCTAAGAATTATAAAAGAAAAAGATATTCAGGTGGTTCATGCTCATTCAAGAGCATCTTCTTGGAGTTCGGCAATAGCTTGTAAAATAGCAGGAATTCCTTTAATAACAACAACTCATGGAAGACAACCAATACACTTTAGTAGAAAACTAATAAAAGGTTTTGGAGACTATGGAATTACAGTATGTGAAAATATTTATAGACAACTTATAGATAAATTAGGAGTAAAAGAAAATAAAATTTGTGTTTTAAGAAATCCTGTAAGTTGTGAAGAATATGATTTTTCTGAAAATAGTATAAAAGAAAAAATAATTATTTCGATAATAGGAAGATTATCAGGTCCTAAAGGAGAAATTTGTTATGATTTATTAGAAAGATTATATAAAAATGAAAAATATCAAATCCAAGTAATAGGTGGAAAAGAAATTCCAGAAAGATTTAAAAAATTTCAAGAGAAAGTAAAATTTTTAGGATATGTAAATGATGTTCCTCAAAAAATAAAAGATTCTAGTATAATTATAGGAGCTGGAAGAGTTGCTATAGAGGGAATACTTTCTGGAAGACCTGTAATAGCAGTAGGAGAACAAGAATATATAGGGCTTGTATCAGAAAAAAATATTGAAAAAGCTCTTAGTGGAAATTTTGGAGATGTAGTAATTGAATATAATGGAGTAGATATTTCTAATATAGAAAAAGATATTGAAGAGGGAATAAATTTAAAAAAAGATGAACTTTTAAGATTAAGAGATATTATCAAAGAAAATTTTTCTATAAAAACTATTGTTGATAATATAGAAAAAATTTATTCAAAACAATATGTTTTAAAGAAAAAATATGAAATTCCAGTTATTATGTACCACAGAATAATAAGAGAAACTGATGAAAAAGGTGTTCATGGAATATATGTTTTAGATAAAGTTTTTGATGAACAAATGAAGTATCTAAAAGAAAATGGATATCAAACAATCACTTTTGAAGATATAAAGTCTGGAAAGTATAGAGAAAGATTTAATCGTGGAAATAAATGGATTATGATTACTTTTGATGACGGATATAAAGATAACTATGAAGTTGCTTTTCCAATTTTAAAAAAATATGGATTTAAGGGAACTATATACCTTTTAGGTGAAGCAAAATATAATAGTTGGGATGTAAATAATCCTAAAAATCCAGAGAAAAAATTTATTCTTATGGATGATGAAGAAATTTTAGAAATGCAAGAGTATGGAATAGAATTTGGAGGTCATACTTTAAATCATCCAATGTTGGCGAGATTAGATTTAGAAAAAGTTAAAAAAGAAATTTTAGAATCTAAAAAAATAACAGAAAAAATGCTTGGTAAAAAAATGAATTGTTTCGCTTATCCATATGGAAATTTAAGTGAAGAGGTAAAAGATATTGTAAAAGAAGCTGGTTATGAATTTGCTGTAGCTACTGATAGTGGAGATATAACTTTTGATAAAGATTTATTTCAAATAAGAAGAATAGCAATATTCCCTAAAAATAATATGTTTAATTTTAAAAGAAAAGTTAGTGGAAAATATAATTTTGTAAAAATTAAAAGAGAACAAAGAAAAAAATAAAATTAATAAGGAGAATATTATGGAGATAGAAAAAGAAATCAAAGAGCTTATAAAAAAAGCAGATTTAGCTATAAAAGAAGAAAGGTTTGATGATTTAGTTGAATTTTATTCAAAAGATGCTATCTTAGTTATAAAACCAGGAACTTATGCTAGAGGAAAAAAAGAAATTAAAGAAGCTTTTATAAGAATTGCTAAATATTTTAAAAATAGTATAGTTCCAACTCAAGGAAAAATGATATTTTTAGAAGCTGGAGATACAGTTCTTGTTCTATCACAAACTTTTTTAGATTCTAAAAATAAATTAGAATCTGAATACTCAATGGAAAGAAAAGCAACATATATTTATAAAAAAATAAATGGAAAATGGCTTTGCTCAATAGATAATTCATATGGAACAACTTTATTAGATTAAAAAATAGCACGATTATTTCGTGCTATTTTAATATTTTATAAACAACTTTTTTTATAGATTTTTTTTCATTTACTTTTAAGCAAGGCATATGAGGTTCATCAGTAAAGAAAATTATAAAATCTTCAGGAGAAAGAGTAAAAATTGTTTCTGGAGATTTTTTAAATAATTCAAAATCATTTTCAGTATTAAATGGTTCTGCTATTTCTAGTCCTTCATCAGATAATAGAACACCATAATTTTCTATACCATCTATAACAATTTGAATATCTATATATTTTTTATGAGTTTCAAAAAGAGCTTCTTCTATATCTTTAGTTGATTCAATTTCTTGAATATTAAAAAACACTTTTTCTCCATCAATTATATTTTTTCCAACAGTTCTTTTTTTATATTCCTCTTTTAGGATACTATCAATAGCTTTATCAAGATTTTCTGATAATCCTTTATATAGTCCTATATTTTTTAGTTTTCCTACTATCATTTGCAACCTCCTAAAGAAAATTTAATCTAATTTAATTATATTATATAAAATAAATATAGTAAAAGAAAAATCAAGAAAAAAATTCCATTAATGAAATTACTCATAAATTTTTCTTATTTTTCTTTCTAAAGAATCAGACATTTTGTAATTTTCTTCAGAAATATATTTAAGAGCATTAAAAGGTTTATTTTTATAAGAAGTTCTATCTTTTTTTTCATTATAAATTTCTTCTTCAATATCATTATCGAATGCAAGAGAAATTCCTAAATCTCCGTCAACAAGTGATTGAATTTGTTTATTTTTTTTATTTGAATTTTCTATTTCTTCTTCTGTTCTCCATGAATGATTGTCTTTATCATAAACAGCAACATAAGGAATTCTAAAATTATTTAATAAAGTAATAAATTGAGGAATTGTACTTTTACTACCACATTCAATAATAGAATAATCATATTTGAATATATTTAAAAGTTTTCCAAGAAAAGCAATAACAATTTTATCTGTTTGTCCTTCTACTAAAATTACTTTTTTAGCAAAAAATAATTCAGCACGGTCAGGATTAATCCAATAGTTCATATTAAAGGCTTTAATATCATCATCTTGAAAAATATCTTTATTAGTTTGCCAGAAAGAAATTTTATTTTTTAAATTTTTTATAATACAGATAGATTTATATTGTTTTAAACCTACAAAACAACTTGAAAAAGTTTTTAAATAAATATTTACACCTCTATTAGAAAGTTTTATAAAATAATTATATAACTCTCTTTGTTTTTGAGGATTAAGATATAGTTCAGGTTCTTCAAATAAGATAATGGCATTTCCTAAAAGAGTAGTTTCTTTATCTAAAGACTCTAATGTAATTTGTTTTATAAATTCAAAGAATAAATATCTATAAATTTCTCCGTTTTTATGTCCTAATTTAATTTCTTTGTATAAATTTTTTAAGTCATTCTCAATTTTTTGAGATTTTTCAGGATTTTTTATTAAAAGTTTGTAGAAAAAATTACCAACTTCTTTAAAATCTTCTTCTATTTTTCCATGAATATGAATAAAAGGAATTTTTTCAATAAATTCTAAGTATTCTTCAAAACTTATTTCTTTCCAGATATCTCCTGTTTTTAAATAAAAAGTTTTTTCTAAATTAGGTTTTATAACAATTTTTAACTTATAAACTTTAGAATTTTCTAATAATATAAGCTTTATTTGCGAATAATCTACTTTAGGTGGTATATCAGTCTTTTCAATTTTTGCCTTATTAAAAGCAAATGAAATAGCAGAAATAATATTATTTGTTCCCTCAATACTTTGACCTAAGAAAAGCATAAGTTCTCTAAAGTGTATATCTATTTTTTTTATCTTTTGCCAATTTCTTATTGAAATTAATTTTAATCTCATATGTCCTCCTAAAATAATTAATAAATTTTGATTTATTTTCTACTATATGATAATATTACAATATAAATAAAAAAAATTCAAAGGAAATTTAGAAAAGAGGTACAATGAAAAAGATTTTTTTTATATTTAGTTTTCTTACTATAAATTTTATTAGTTTTTCTCAAGAAGAAATTTGTAAAAATTTTCAAGAAAAAGAAATTATTAAACAAGAAAAAAACTTGTTAGAAAAAATTTCAATAAAGGAATTTTATAAAAAAAGTAAATTAAATGAAAAAATAGATTTTAAAATTTTTAAAATGTCTGTAGATGGTTATAATAAAATAAAAAATAAAAATGAGGATTATTTGATAATTATAGATTTTTCAAAAGAATCTTCTAAAAAAAGATTTTATCTCATAAATCTTTTTGAAGGGAAGATAGAGGCTGAAACTTATGTGGCACATGGAAAAAATAGTGGTATAGAAAAAGCAATTAGTTTTTCAGACCAAACTAATTCTTATAAAAGTTCTATGGGATTTTTTTTAACAAGAAATCACTATAATGGAAGATATGGATATTCAATTAGATTAAAAGGATTAGAAAAAGGAATAAATTCTAATGCTTTTGTAAGAGGAATAGTACTTCATGGAGCAAAAGAGTCGGAAGAAAGTTATTTAAAGCAATATGGTTTTTTGGGAAGAACAGAAGGATGTCCAGCAATTCCATTAAGTTTAGTAAAAAATATATTAGGAAGGATTCCAGAAAATACAGTTTTATTTATTTATGGAGAAGATGAAAAATATTTTGAAAAAAGTTGTTTAATAAAATAAAAAATAACTATTCTATGATATTGTCAAAAAAAAACTGCTGTGATATAATAATAGAAGATTTCTTACAACTGTTATATAAAAAGGAGAATTATTGTGATATTTTTAAAAGAAAGTGAAAAAGTTGCACTTATATATGATGATAGAAAAATAACTTATAGTGAAACAGCAAAAGGAGCAAAAAGTTTCTCAGAAAAATTAGATATTCAGAGAGATGATAGGGTAGTTATTTTTATGGAAAATAGACCAGAGATTTTATATGGTTTATTAGGAATTTTTGACAAAAGAGGAATATCTGTTAATCTAGATGGAAGTTTTACTGGAGAAGAATTAGTTTATTATTTAAAGGATTGTACACCTAAATATATAATTTGTTCTCATAAAACTTATGAAGAAGCTAAAAAAGGAGTAGAATTATCAGGGCTTGATATAGAAATTGTTATAGGAGAAGAAGTTCCTCTTGATTATAAAGGAACTGATTTAAAAATAGAAATTGACGAAAAAGAAGAAAAAGATAAAGTAATGTTTATACTTTATACTTCTGGAACTACAGGAAATCCTAAAGGAGTTATGCTTACTTTTGATAATTTATTAGTTAACTTAGAAGGATTAATGAAATATAAAATGTTTAATTCAGATGATAGAGTTTTAGGAATATTACCAATGCATCATATTTTACCTTTATTAGGTTCTGGGTTATTACCAATAGTTTACGGAGCAACATTAGTATTTTTAAAAGAAGTATCTTCTCAAGCTTTGGTAGATGCTTTAAAAAAATATAAAATTACAATTATTATTGGAGTTCCTAAATTATGGGAAATGTTGCATAAAAAAATAATGGGAAAAATAAATGAAAAAGCTATACCAAAAGGAATATTTGCTCTTGCAAAAAAAATAAATAATAAATCTTTTAGTAAAAAAATATTTAAAAAAGTTCATGAAGGATTTGGTGGTGCTGTTCGTTTCTTTGTTTCAGGTGGTTCTAAATTAGATAAACAAATATCAGAAGATTTTTTAACTTTAGGATTTGATATTTGTGAAGGATATGGACTTACAGAAACAGCTCCTATGATAAGTTTTACTCCTATTAATAAAGTAATTCCAGGTTGTGCTGGAGAAATAATAAATGATGTAGAAGTAAAAATTACTGATGAAGGAGAAATTTTAGTTAAGGGTAGAAATGTAATGAAAGGTTATTATAATAAGCCTGAAGCTACTGCAGAAGCTATAAAAGATGGATGGTTTTATACAGGAGATTTAGGACATGTAATTGGAAAAAATCTTTATGTTACAGGTAGAAAAAAAGAAATGATAGTTTTATCTAATGGAAAAAATATAAATCCTATTGAGATTGAACAGTGGTTAATTAGTAAAAGTGATTTAATAAAAGAAGTTGCTATAATTGATTATGAAAATAAATTAACAGCTTTAATATATCCTGATTTTTATAAATTACATGATGATGGAGTAACTAATATTTTAGAAACATTTAAATTAGGAGTAATAGATGAGTATAATAAACAAGCTCCAAGTTATAAAAAAGTATTAGATGTAAAAATAGTTCAAGAAGAATTTCCTAAAACAAAAATAGGAAAACTTAGAAGATTTATGCTTAAAGATTTATTAGAAGAAAAAAAAGTAGAAAAAAAAGAAATTGAAGAACCTAATACAAAAGAATATAAAGAAATTTCTAAATATATAAAATCATTAAAAAATAAAGTTATATCACCAAAAGACCATTTAGAATTAGATTTAGGTTTAGATTCCTTAGAAATAGTTGAGTTATTAACATTTATAGAAAGTAGTTTTGGAATAAAAATAGATGAAAAAACTTTAGTAGAAAATGCTACAGTTGAAAAATTAGCAGAATATGTAGAAAAAATATCAAAAGAAGAAGTTAATCATACTAATGTAAAATGGAAAGATTTGCTTACTGCAGAGGTCAATATTACAAGCTTCCCTAAATCTAATTTAGTTGGAAAACTTGTAAAATTACTTTTAAAAATATTTGTATTTACTTTTTATATAAAAATTGATAAAAAAGGTCTAGAAAATACAAAGACAAATGAACCTGTTATTTTTGCTGGGAATCATCAAAGCTTTTTAGATGGATTTATGTTAAATCAAACTTTTTCTAATGATGTATTAGATAAAACTTGTTATTTTGCGAAATCTAAATATTTTGTAAAACCTCACATGAAATTTATGGGAGAAAATTCAAATATAATTTTAGTTGATATTAATAAAAATTTGATTAATTCTTTACAACTTTTAGGAAAAGCTATAAAGTCAGGGTATAACATAGTGATTTTCCCTGAAGGAACAAGAACAAGAGATGGAAAATTAGGTAAATTTAAAAAATTCTTTGCCATATTAGCTCAAGAATTAAATATTCCAATAGTTCCATTTGTAATAAAAGGAGCTTATGATTTATATCCACCAAGTGCGAAGTATCCTCGTTCAGGAAAAGTAAGTATAGAATTTTTAGATAAAGTTTATCCAGATAAAAATCTTTCTCATGAAGAATTTGCTGAAAAAATAAAAGAAATAATAGCTAAAGAATTAAAAGAGGATAAATAAAATAATTTTGAAATAAAAAGTTCTCAAATATTAAAAAAATATTTAGAGAGCTTTTTTTTTATAATAAAAAATGATATAATAAAATAGAGATAATCTGTAAAAAAATAAAAATGAAATAAGGAGAATACATGTTTATAGATGAAATAATTATTACAGTAAAAGCTGGAAATGGTGGAGATGGAGCTGCTACTTTCAGAAGAGAAAAATATATTCAATTTGGCGGACCAGATGGTGGAGATGGAGGAAAAGGTGGAGATGTTATATTTTTAGCTGACCCTAATATCAATACTCTTATAGATTTCAAATTCAAAAAGAAATTTGCTGCTGAAAATGGTGGTAATGGAGCAAAAAAAAGATGTTTTGGTAAGAATGGAGAAGATTTAATAATAAAAGTCCCTGTGGGAACTCAGGTAAGAGATTTTGAAACAGGAAAATTATTATTAGATATGAATGTTCCTAATCAAAGTAGGGTATTTTTAAGAGGAGGAAAAGGTGGATTTGGAAATGAACACTTTAAAAACTCTATAAGAAAAGCTCCAAAAATGGCAGAAAAAGGAAGAGAGGGAGCAGAAGTAAAAGTAAAATTAGAATTAAAACTTTTAGCTGATGTAGCTTTAGTAGGATATCCTTCTGTTGGAAAATCAAGTTTTATTAATAGAGTTTCTGCAGCAAAATCAAAAGTTGGTGCATATCATTTTACTACTTTAGAGCCAAAATTAGGAGTTATCAGAATGGCTGAAGAAAAATCTTTTGTTATTGCTGAT from Fusobacterium perfoetens ATCC 29250 encodes:
- a CDS encoding FtsW/RodA/SpoVE family cell cycle protein gives rise to the protein MKIENKSIYFEKNQIEKKIKKDRISIETKRKRRTIFTIIFLLLIISTLNLYSVAYYEENSFTLGKYLFFVFIGAFSLMFFNIFNYKIFKKEKMIKFIYSASILLLIFVFIGGKVLPGVVKTINGATGWIRLGPINIQPAEILKVPFIIIEAYIFYKKENDSIFKLIGISFGIFLSFAGFIILQNDMGTVIHYFAIYLVMLFMSGIDKKVIIKVVSGFGILGIVGLVGLYKYGNIFFDGYKVRRITMYIDGLFNDGYIGNIDIGYQVAQSLLAFGNGGVLGVGYGNGVQKYSYLPEIHTDFIMALLGEEMGFLGVCIIVLFFFLLYNIMIDIGINSKDFFGKYLAIGIGGMIMSQVLINLFVAVGLLPVFGIPMPLFSYGGSSILTVMTSIGIVLSINNYTSITFDKI
- a CDS encoding DUF896 domain-containing protein, whose amino-acid sequence is MEMKDIITKVNYFSKLSKERELTPDEKEEREKYRKLYLEKFRAQVRGHLENIKIVDANEKLN
- the asnS gene encoding asparagine--tRNA ligase, which gives rise to MSKVTVRELYRSEKELLGKEVEISGWVRKLRDQKNFGFIEVNDGSFFKGIQVVYGAELENFEEISHLSISSTITVKGIFKESEGKGQSSEIVANSVEIIQKASLDYPLQNKRQTFEYLRDIAHLRPRTNTFSAVFRVRSVLAYAIHKFFQEQNFVYVHTPIITSSDCEGAGEMFRVTTLDLNNLPKKEDGTVDETKDFFGKTTSLTVSGQLNVETYCSAFRNVYTFGPTFRAENSNTSRHAAEFWMIEPEIAFGDLTANMDLAEAMVKYVIKYVMDNCPEEIEFFNKFIEKGLVDKLNNVLDNEFARVTYTEAIDILLASGEKFAYPVKWGIDLQSEHERFLAEKHFGKPVFLVDYPKEIKAFYMKLNADGKTVRAMDLLAPGIGEIIGGSQREDNLEVLEKKMDECGLNKEDYKFYLDLRRYGSFPHSGYGLGFERMLMYITGMTNIRDVLPFPRTPGNAEF
- a CDS encoding alpha/beta hydrolase; the encoded protein is MIKLLVVIIVIFLLFYLDKMDKKKEKTLKRKLERVKSYKEVVSLDDYEKIIKKYSLEEIDERVNIQEKFITSKHVNEKMRYLLITPKNQEIKNLPLVFLFHGIRDYPEDWITRGMLLENYFELLEKKLIKPMVFIIPAAGFNGESWYSNFYKDEKHKYENYIMDELYKEAKKISNGKIGIAGFSMGGYAALKIGLKHIEDFQIIGSFSGAVSIIRMSLNRRVIRLMKYLYIPKIFFKKSQDKINFLRIFSPWGWRILKQDPYTIIKKMEPEKFKGKSIYISVGEEDKEPYLMLQQWTDIVGRLKKYNVDFQGYIYKNQYHTWSFISKDIENFLKYFSKKIDKEVEE
- a CDS encoding polysaccharide deacetylase family protein, whose protein sequence is MNILMALSQLEVTGAEVYGVTLADELIKRGNNVYIVSDTLTKPTKAEYFKIEFNKRSLSQRISHVKELLRIIKEKDIQVVHAHSRASSWSSAIACKIAGIPLITTTHGRQPIHFSRKLIKGFGDYGITVCENIYRQLIDKLGVKENKICVLRNPVSCEEYDFSENSIKEKIIISIIGRLSGPKGEICYDLLERLYKNEKYQIQVIGGKEIPERFKKFQEKVKFLGYVNDVPQKIKDSSIIIGAGRVAIEGILSGRPVIAVGEQEYIGLVSEKNIEKALSGNFGDVVIEYNGVDISNIEKDIEEGINLKKDELLRLRDIIKENFSIKTIVDNIEKIYSKQYVLKKKYEIPVIMYHRIIRETDEKGVHGIYVLDKVFDEQMKYLKENGYQTITFEDIKSGKYRERFNRGNKWIMITFDDGYKDNYEVAFPILKKYGFKGTIYLLGEAKYNSWDVNNPKNPEKKFILMDDEEILEMQEYGIEFGGHTLNHPMLARLDLEKVKKEILESKKITEKMLGKKMNCFAYPYGNLSEEVKDIVKEAGYEFAVATDSGDITFDKDLFQIRRIAIFPKNNMFNFKRKVSGKYNFVKIKREQRKK
- a CDS encoding YybH family protein encodes the protein MEIEKEIKELIKKADLAIKEERFDDLVEFYSKDAILVIKPGTYARGKKEIKEAFIRIAKYFKNSIVPTQGKMIFLEAGDTVLVLSQTFLDSKNKLESEYSMERKATYIYKKINGKWLCSIDNSYGTTLLD
- a CDS encoding YhcH/YjgK/YiaL family protein, with product MIVGKLKNIGLYKGLSENLDKAIDSILKEEYKKRTVGKNIIDGEKVFFNIQEIESTKDIEEALFETHKKYIDIQIVIDGIENYGVLLSDEGLEIAEPFNTENDFELFKKSPETIFTLSPEDFIIFFTDEPHMPCLKVNEKKSIKKVVYKILK
- a CDS encoding ATP-dependent nuclease, which gives rise to MRLKLISIRNWQKIKKIDIHFRELMLFLGQSIEGTNNIISAISFAFNKAKIEKTDIPPKVDYSQIKLILLENSKVYKLKIVIKPNLEKTFYLKTGDIWKEISFEEYLEFIEKIPFIHIHGKIEEDFKEVGNFFYKLLIKNPEKSQKIENDLKNLYKEIKLGHKNGEIYRYLFFEFIKQITLESLDKETTLLGNAIILFEEPELYLNPQKQRELYNYFIKLSNRGVNIYLKTFSSCFVGLKQYKSICIIKNLKNKISFWQTNKDIFQDDDIKAFNMNYWINPDRAELFFAKKVILVEGQTDKIVIAFLGKLLNIFKYDYSIIECGSKSTIPQFITLLNNFRIPYVAVYDKDNHSWRTEEEIENSNKKNKQIQSLVDGDLGISLAFDNDIEEEIYNEKKDRTSYKNKPFNALKYISEENYKMSDSLERKIRKIYE
- a CDS encoding murein L,D-transpeptidase catalytic domain family protein is translated as MKKIFFIFSFLTINFISFSQEEICKNFQEKEIIKQEKNLLEKISIKEFYKKSKLNEKIDFKIFKMSVDGYNKIKNKNEDYLIIIDFSKESSKKRFYLINLFEGKIEAETYVAHGKNSGIEKAISFSDQTNSYKSSMGFFLTRNHYNGRYGYSIRLKGLEKGINSNAFVRGIVLHGAKESEESYLKQYGFLGRTEGCPAIPLSLVKNILGRIPENTVLFIYGEDEKYFEKSCLIK